The proteins below come from a single Zea mays cultivar B73 chromosome 8, Zm-B73-REFERENCE-NAM-5.0, whole genome shotgun sequence genomic window:
- the LOC100272801 gene encoding putative cytochrome P450 superfamily protein: MDLALLEKALLGLFAAAVVAIAVAKLTGKRYRLPPGPPGAPVVGNWLQVGDDLNHRNLMAMAKRFGDIFLLRMGVRNLVVVSTPELAKEVLHTQGVEFGSRTRNVVFDIFTGKGQDMVFTVYGDHWRKMRRIMTVPFFTNKVVAQNRAGWEEEARLVVEDVRKDPEAAAGGVVLRRRLQLMMYNDMFRIMFDRRFDSEHDPLFNKLKALNAERSRLSQSFEYNYGDFIPVLRPFLRGYLNRCHDLKTRRMKVFEDNFVQERKKVMAQTGEIRCAMDHILEAERKGEINHDNVLYIVENINVAAIETTLWSIEWGIAELVNHPAIQHKLREELASVLGAGVPVTEPDLERLPYLQAIVKETLRLRMAIPLLVPHMNLNDGKLAGFDIPAESKILVNAWFLANDPKRWVRPDEFRPERFLEEEKSVEAHGNDFRFVPFGVGRRSCPGIILALPIIGITLGRLVQNFQLLPPPGLDKIDTTEKPGQFSNQIAKHATIVCKPLEA, translated from the exons ATGGACCTCGCCCTCCTAGAGAAGGCCCTGCTGGGCCTGTTCGCCGCGGCTGTGGTGGCCATCGCCGTGGCCAAGCTGACCGGCAAGCGGTACCGCCTCCCACCGGGGCCCCCGGGCGCCCCCGTGGTGGGAAACTGGCTGCAGGTGGGCGACGACCTGAACCACCGCAACCTGATGGCCATGGCGAAGCGGTTCGGCGACATCTTCCTGCTGCGCATGGGCGTGCGCAACCTGGTGGTGGTGTCGACCCCGGAGCTGGCCAAGGAGGTGCTCCACACGCAGGGCGTGGAGTTCGGCTCCCGCACCCGCAACGTGGTGTTCGACATCTTCACGGGCAAGGGGCAGGACATGGTGTTCACGGTGTACGGCGACCACTGGCGCAAGATGCGGCGCATCATGACCGTCCCCTTCTTCACCAACAAGGTGGTGGCCCAGAACCGCGCCGGGTGGGAGGAGGAGGCCCGGCTGGTGGTGGAGGACGTGAGGAAGGACCCCGAGGCCGCGGCCGGCGGCGTCGTGCTCCGCCGCCGCCTCCAGCTGATGATGTACAACGACATGTTCCGCATCATGTTCGACCGCCGGTTCGACAGCGAGCACGACCCGCTCTTCAACAAGCTCAAGGCGCTCAACGCGGAGCGCAGCCGCCTGTCGCAGAGCTTCGAGTACAACTACGGCGACTTCATCCCCGTGCTCCGCCCCTTCCTCCGCGGCTACCTCAACCGCTGCCACGACCTCAAGACGCGCCGCATGAAGGTCTTCGAGGACAACTTCGTACAGGAGCGCAA GAAGGTGATGGCTCAGACTGGTGagatccggtgcgccatggatcaCATCCTCGAGGCCGAGAGGAAGGGCGAGATCAACCACGACAACGTCCTCTACATCGTCGAGAACATCAACGTCGCAG CGATCGAGACGACGCTGTGGTCGATCGAGTGGGGCATCGCCGAGCTGGTGAACCACCCGGCCATCCAGCACAAGCTCCGGGAGGAGCTCGCCTCGGTGCTGGGCGCCGGCGTGCCTGTGACGGAGCCGGACCTCGAGCGCCTCCCCTACCTTCAGGCCATCGTCAAGGAGACGCTCCGCCTGCGCATGGCCATCCCGCTGCTGGTCCCCCACATGAACCTCAACGACGGCAAGCTCGCCGGCTTCGACATCCCCGCCGAGTCCAAGATCCTCGTCAATGCCTGGTTCCTCGCCAACGACCCCAAGAGGTGGGTGCGCCCCGACGAGTTCCGGCCCGAGCGCTTCCTGGAGGAGGAGAAGTCCGTGGAGGCCCACGGCAACGACTTCCGATTCGTGCCCTTTGGGGTCGGCCGCCGGAGCTGCCCTGGGATCATCCTCGCGCTGCCTATCATCGGCATCACCCTGGGCCGGCTGGTGCAGAACTTccagctgctgccgccgccggggCTGGACAAGATCGACACCACGGAGAAGCCCGGCCAGTTCAGCAACCAGATCGCCAAGCATGCCACCATCGTCTGCAAGCCCCTCGAGGCCTAG